The Leclercia adecarboxylata region TTATTTATTTTATATTTAGAATATCTAACTTCCTATTTTTGAAAAGATCAGGATAAAAAGATTAACTTTTGCCGTTGATTTTGCGATATTAATGCTGGTTTTGGCGGTGTACAAAATTGTGATATTTGCGGTGCGGTTAGTTACTGCATTTCAATTTGCTCAAATTATGGAAAAGGACAACATTACATTTTTACGTCGCCATGTTAAATAATCAGGTATTTTCAACTGGATGAAAAGCACGGAATGGCCGTATGAATGGATTCGGAGCGCAAAAGCCGTCACTGAGCTGTAAGAGCCTAATAATAATTAGTAAATCGCCCATAATGCAAACCGGTCTCGGTTGTGTTGTGTCACGTAATTTTCCTGACTACGATTGTTCATACTGTCGGACCCATGAAGAGCTGACGCTTCTTCAGCTGCGCCGCGCCGTAGTTGTCATCGTTGATATCTCAGGTGACCAGAACAATCCGCGTAATATCTGCAATCAATATTACGCGTTACAAAATCAATATCGTGAGATTCACTGGATATTTCTGGTTTCTCGCACATTTTATCCTCTCGCTGTCGAACTGCTGATGCGCCCAGAAAGTTCATTGCTTTCCGATATGGAACCCGTCGAAGGCGTGGTTAAGGCGATCCGGGCTGGTAGTGAACATGCAGATCGTATTAGTCAGACGCTATTAAGACCTGAGCCGGAAGAGCTTTATGACAATCAGGATGATGTCATGTTGACGTTTTCAGAGCGAAAGGTATTGCGCCTGCTTGGGAAAGGATGGGGAATTAATCAAATTGCGGCGTTACTGAAGAAGAGTAATAAAACAGTGAGCGCGCAAAAAAATAGTGCAATGAGAAGACTCGCCTTAACAAGTAATGCCGAAATGTATGCGTGGATTAACAGCACCAAGGGAATGAAAGAGCTGAGTTTATTCTCTGCCTATGGAGAGCAAGACGAATGGAAAAGAGCGCGACAAAAAGACATATCGCTATCATCGAAAAGTGCATGATGAGCGCTACGGGGCTGAAGCATCTTTTTGCCAGCCCTTCACTCAGGGATTATGATGTTCATGTATTTAATAACATCGCCAGTTTTCAATCCTCACTTAATTTTATTCCGTATGCCTCGTTGATTTATTCACTCTCTGACGAGCGAGAAGAGCGACGCAACTGCCTTATCTGTATCAAAGAAATAGCAACTAACCACGGCATGATTCAGCGCATTGTTCTGGCGTCAGATGAGGCAGAAGCGAGCCTGATCAATCAGCTTTCGCCTTCACGTTTGCACGGGGTTATTCTCAAATCCGATTCGCTGGCCAGCCTGCAGGAGCAGCTGGGCAAATTACTCAGCGAAAACCGCCGGGTCAATGACAGCCAGAATAACCACTGGAATTTGCATCGTGGACGACTGCTTAGCCCGACCGAGCGCGCCATTTTGCAGTATATGTCGTGTGGCTTTTCCATCCCGGAAATTGCCACCCGACTCGATCGCAACATCAAAACCATTCGGGCGCATAAGTTTAATGCCATGCTTAAGCTCGGGGTGCGTTCCGACGTGGGGTTACTGCACGCTGCCGATATCCTGACGCATTTCCCGGTACCGGATCACCGCACGCCACGCTTTATTACTACGCACTTTTCGTAATCCGCGTTAATGTCTGCGCCAGAGCGTTTCTGGCGCAGGACTTACAGACAAACGTCCACCCATGTCGCCTGAGTGAGTTCGGCCATTCTTTCCGGAGAAATGCGCACTGCGCTATGGATTGCGCCGGCAGCGGGCAGAACTTCCGCATACTCCCTGAGTGAAATATCGCAGTAGACCGCCAGCGGCGTTTCCAGTCCGAACGGGCAGACGCCGCCGACGGGATGCCCCGTAATGATCACCACCTCATCGCTGCTCAACATGCGGGCTTTTGCGCCAAACGTCTGCTTCAGCTTTTTGTTATCCAGGCGCGCATCGCCTTTGGCGACCACGAGTATCACCTCATCTTTCACTTTCAGCGACAGCGTTTTCGCTATCTGGCCTGGCGCAACATTGTGCGCTTCGGCCGCCAGCGCAACGGTGGCGGTGCTCTGCCCGAGTTCGATGACTTCGATATCCGGGGCGTGGTCAGCAAAAAATTGGCGCACAGACTGCAAACTCATTGTTTCCTCCAGAAAAATACTCTGTCTAATCTGTCATAAGAAATTATGCGCTGTAAATATTTCCTAAGTCACAAACATCTAACATCAGCGATTTCTGGATCCTCTTCACAATCACGGAAACCGGTTACAGTAACCGGTTGCAGACCATGATGGGGAGATTAATACTGATCACGTCATTTCCCCTGTATCCAATAATAAGAGTCGATTATGAAACCTATCCGTTTGAGCAGTACCGCTGGTATACGAACCAGCAAGGTGGTGAAAGTGGTATATGGAACACCGTGCGGCGTAACTGCGCCCGAAACGATCGTCTGACAGGAGAGCCGTTATGTCTGCCAACCATGCTGCGTTTAACCTGATATTCCGCTTTGTCGAAAACTATGTCAGCCCCATTGCCGGGCGCATCTCGTCCCAGCGTCACGTGATGGCGATCCGCGACGGTTTTATCTCCGCCATGCCGTTTATGATTGTCGGCTCTTTCTTATTAGTGTTTGCGTATCCGCCGTTTTCACCTGACACCACATGGGGCTTCGCCCGCGCCTGGCTGGATATGGCGAAACAGTTCGAAGGCCAGATCCTGACTCCCTTCGATATGACCATGGGGGTGATGTCCCTCTATATTTGTGCCGCCATCGCCTATAACCTGGGCAAGCACTACGTTAAGTCATATCAGCTCGATCCCTTCATGTGCGCCATGCTGTCGCTGATGGCCTTCCTGCTGATTGCCGCACCAAAAACCAAAGGCGCGCTGCCGGTAGACAGCCTCGGCGGTACGGGGATCTTCACCGCCATTCTGGTGGCGATCTACTGTGTAGAACTGATGCGTTTTCTGAAGGCGCACAACATCGGTATTCGCCTGCCTGACCAGGTGCCGCCGATGATTAAAAACTCCTTCGATCTGCTGATCCCGGTGCTGGTGGTGGTGTTAACTCTCTATCCGCTGAGCCTGCTCATTCAGTCGCAGTTTGGCATGCTGATCCCGCAGGCAATTATGGCCATCTTTAAGCCGCTGGTGGCGGCGGCGGACTCGCTGCCTGC contains the following coding sequences:
- a CDS encoding helix-turn-helix domain-containing protein, encoding MNGFGAQKPSLSCKSLIIISKSPIMQTGLGCVVSRNFPDYDCSYCRTHEELTLLQLRRAVVVIVDISGDQNNPRNICNQYYALQNQYREIHWIFLVSRTFYPLAVELLMRPESSLLSDMEPVEGVVKAIRAGSEHADRISQTLLRPEPEELYDNQDDVMLTFSERKVLRLLGKGWGINQIAALLKKSNKTVSAQKNSAMRRLALTSNAEMYAWINSTKGMKELSLFSAYGEQDEWKRARQKDISLSSKSA
- the bglJ gene encoding DNA-binding transcriptional activator BglJ, which codes for MSATGLKHLFASPSLRDYDVHVFNNIASFQSSLNFIPYASLIYSLSDEREERRNCLICIKEIATNHGMIQRIVLASDEAEASLINQLSPSRLHGVILKSDSLASLQEQLGKLLSENRRVNDSQNNHWNLHRGRLLSPTERAILQYMSCGFSIPEIATRLDRNIKTIRAHKFNAMLKLGVRSDVGLLHAADILTHFPVPDHRTPRFITTHFS
- a CDS encoding YbaK/EbsC family protein, yielding MSLQSVRQFFADHAPDIEVIELGQSTATVALAAEAHNVAPGQIAKTLSLKVKDEVILVVAKGDARLDNKKLKQTFGAKARMLSSDEVVIITGHPVGGVCPFGLETPLAVYCDISLREYAEVLPAAGAIHSAVRISPERMAELTQATWVDVCL
- a CDS encoding PTS sugar transporter subunit IIC, giving the protein MSANHAAFNLIFRFVENYVSPIAGRISSQRHVMAIRDGFISAMPFMIVGSFLLVFAYPPFSPDTTWGFARAWLDMAKQFEGQILTPFDMTMGVMSLYICAAIAYNLGKHYVKSYQLDPFMCAMLSLMAFLLIAAPKTKGALPVDSLGGTGIFTAILVAIYCVELMRFLKAHNIGIRLPDQVPPMIKNSFDLLIPVLVVVLTLYPLSLLIQSQFGMLIPQAIMAIFKPLVAAADSLPAILLAVLIGHLLWFAGIHGAAIVSGMLQMFWLTNLGMNQTALAQSAPLPHIFMEAFWTFFIVIGGSGATMGLVFCYLRSRSAHLRSIGRLSVVPSIFNINEPVIFGTPIVMNPVFFIPFLLAPMVNAVLAWAAMKLDLIGRVISVVPWTAPAPVGAAWALGWDFRAAILVLLLAGVSAIIYYPFFKVYEKQLLAQEAEEAQRTEEESQQVA